In Pseudoalteromonas marina, a genomic segment contains:
- the trpA gene encoding tryptophan synthase subunit alpha — MSQVKTDRYGAMFTALNEKNQGAFVPFVTIGDPGKEQSIAIIKSLIDGGADGLELGIPFSDPIADGPVIQAANIRALDVNINTQDCFDIIKEIREYNADIPIGLLLYSNLVFKRGLEAFYKDAKAVGVDSILVADVPLHESKMFRKAAMDNGVDPIFIATPNADDDTLRQCASYGRGYTYLLSRAGVTGTDTKAQMPAGNIVNKLKEYHAAPALLGFGISTPDDVKSALNAGAAGAISGSAVVKIIEANLDDLDAMTAQLKTFVSNMKAATEL, encoded by the coding sequence ATGAGCCAAGTTAAGACGGACCGTTATGGCGCTATGTTTACTGCACTTAATGAGAAAAATCAAGGTGCGTTTGTTCCCTTTGTGACTATTGGCGATCCAGGTAAAGAGCAGAGCATTGCTATCATTAAAAGCTTAATTGATGGTGGTGCTGACGGACTAGAGCTGGGTATCCCCTTTTCAGATCCAATAGCCGATGGCCCTGTTATCCAAGCCGCTAATATTCGTGCGCTTGATGTGAATATTAACACCCAAGATTGCTTTGACATTATTAAAGAAATTCGTGAATACAATGCAGATATTCCAATTGGTTTATTATTATATTCAAACTTAGTGTTTAAACGTGGCTTAGAAGCGTTTTACAAAGATGCAAAAGCCGTAGGGGTAGACTCTATTTTGGTAGCGGATGTTCCTTTGCATGAATCTAAAATGTTTAGAAAGGCTGCAATGGACAATGGGGTTGACCCAATATTTATTGCAACACCTAATGCAGATGACGACACTCTTCGCCAGTGTGCTTCATATGGACGAGGTTATACTTATTTACTTTCACGTGCAGGCGTAACAGGTACTGATACCAAAGCACAAATGCCCGCTGGTAATATTGTAAATAAATTAAAAGAGTATCATGCAGCCCCTGCTCTACTAGGCTTTGGTATTTCAACGCCAGACGATGTTAAATCAGCATTAAATGCAGGTGCAGCCGGGGCCATTTCAGGCTCTGCGGTGGTAAAGATTATTGAAGCCAATCTTGATGATTTAGATGCAATGACAGCACAACTAAAAACGTTTGTTAGCAACATGAAAGCCGCTACAGAGCTTTAA
- a CDS encoding type 1 glutamine amidotransferase domain-containing protein has translation MNTLQSRTPLKGKKIAILATDGFEQSELFSPRDALLNAGAEIEIVSIKEGQITGWNEDKWGEKVSVDKLVTNTNSADYDALMLPGGLFNPDSLRQDKHAKAFIDGFFGAEKNKPVAAICHAPWLLAEINKLRDRTITSFPSIKSDLMNAGANWVNEEVCVDRGLVTSRSPEDLDAFNAKFIEEVLEGKHKAH, from the coding sequence ATGAATACATTACAATCGCGTACGCCACTAAAAGGTAAAAAAATTGCCATTTTAGCCACTGACGGTTTTGAACAAAGTGAATTGTTTTCTCCTCGCGATGCATTATTAAATGCGGGTGCAGAAATAGAGATCGTCTCTATCAAAGAAGGTCAAATAACTGGGTGGAATGAAGATAAATGGGGCGAAAAAGTATCAGTAGATAAACTCGTCACCAATACAAACTCAGCTGATTACGATGCATTAATGTTACCCGGTGGGTTATTTAATCCAGACAGCCTTCGTCAAGACAAACACGCAAAAGCCTTTATAGACGGCTTTTTTGGTGCAGAAAAAAACAAACCAGTTGCTGCAATTTGCCATGCACCATGGTTACTGGCTGAAATTAACAAGTTACGTGACCGCACAATCACTTCTTTCCCAAGTATTAAAAGCGATTTAATGAATGCAGGCGCAAACTGGGTAAATGAGGAGGTGTGTGTAGACAGAGGTTTAGTAACCAGCCGCAGCCCAGAAGATTTAGATGCTTTTAATGCTAAATTTATTGAAGAAGTGCTAGAAGGGAAGCATAAAGCACACTAA
- a CDS encoding HU family DNA-binding protein, translating into MNKTQLIAEMAKHSELTKKDSQAALTSIQKVITKSLSEGDQVQINGFGTFALSYYPARTGRNPQTGETIEIEGANKAVFKPAKALKDRL; encoded by the coding sequence ATGAACAAAACTCAACTTATTGCCGAAATGGCAAAACACAGTGAACTTACTAAAAAAGATTCACAAGCCGCTCTTACAAGTATTCAAAAAGTGATTACTAAATCGTTATCTGAAGGTGATCAGGTGCAAATTAATGGATTTGGTACGTTTGCACTTAGCTATTATCCGGCACGCACTGGGCGCAATCCACAAACGGGTGAGACAATCGAAATAGAAGGGGCTAACAAGGCCGTTTTTAAACCAGCTAAAGCACTTAAAGATCGCCTTTAA
- the ispZ gene encoding septation protein IspZ: MHALIEYIPLILFFAVFKLVDIYWATALLIATSLIQVIFSYYKHGKVPTRQWIFFSIAAVFGTLTLVFHDEQFVKWKATIIYAGFSIMLLVSRYILNKNLVKKALTAILENANDTDKKITVPEPLWDKLNLMWVAITAGIAALNIYIAYNFSLDFWVNFKVFGLMAITFVSIFATIIALYKYLPDDDEAVN; the protein is encoded by the coding sequence ATGCACGCATTAATTGAATACATTCCACTTATACTGTTTTTTGCAGTGTTTAAGCTTGTAGATATTTACTGGGCAACGGCTTTATTAATTGCAACATCGCTTATTCAAGTCATATTTAGCTATTACAAACATGGGAAAGTACCGACCCGCCAGTGGATCTTCTTTTCTATTGCCGCCGTGTTTGGCACCTTAACGCTTGTGTTTCATGATGAGCAATTTGTAAAGTGGAAAGCCACTATTATATACGCGGGTTTCAGCATTATGCTGCTTGTGAGTCGTTACATACTCAATAAAAACTTAGTAAAAAAGGCACTAACCGCTATTTTAGAAAACGCAAATGACACAGATAAAAAAATAACCGTGCCAGAGCCATTATGGGATAAATTAAACTTAATGTGGGTAGCTATTACCGCCGGTATTGCAGCACTTAACATATACATAGCATATAACTTTTCACTCGACTTTTGGGTAAACTTTAAAGTCTTTGGCTTGATGGCTATTACATTTGTAAGCATTTTTGCCACAATTATTGCCCTTTATAAATACCTCCCTGATGATGACGAAGCTGTAAACTAG
- a CDS encoding CPBP family intramembrane glutamic endopeptidase, with product MNANQYRWFEFTLIFIFLPLVGFSLRSHLANWLLPALIILMSVCCMLLLSDPHFKRFRLTSLGQFSAVKNRLFSFFLLGAVFSGMFYGIIHQENWFTLPRNSFDDWLLLLLLYPVLSVIPQELIFRTYFFHRYKHIMPKKSMRIIVSATVFALAHIVYANLIAVCLAFLGGLLFSYTYAQSRSTFVCVIEHSLWGIWMFTLGIGSYLDSGALT from the coding sequence TTGAACGCTAATCAATACCGCTGGTTTGAATTTACCCTCATATTTATTTTTTTACCGCTAGTAGGCTTTAGCTTACGCAGCCATTTAGCAAATTGGCTTTTACCTGCGCTTATAATATTAATGAGCGTATGTTGCATGCTTTTGTTGAGCGACCCACACTTTAAACGCTTCAGGCTTACCAGCCTTGGACAGTTTTCTGCTGTAAAAAATCGTCTGTTTAGTTTCTTTTTATTAGGCGCCGTTTTCTCTGGTATGTTTTACGGGATCATCCATCAAGAAAACTGGTTTACCCTCCCTCGTAATTCTTTTGATGATTGGCTGCTTTTGTTACTGCTATACCCCGTGTTATCGGTTATCCCTCAAGAGCTAATATTCAGAACCTATTTTTTTCATCGTTATAAACACATTATGCCTAAAAAAAGTATGCGAATTATTGTAAGTGCCACTGTATTTGCACTGGCTCATATAGTTTATGCAAATTTGATTGCGGTATGTTTAGCTTTTTTAGGCGGCTTGTTATTTTCGTATACTTACGCTCAAAGCCGCTCAACCTTTGTATGTGTTATTGAGCATAGCTTGTGGGGAATTTGGATGTTTACTCTAGGTATTGGGAGTTATTTAGACTCAGGTGCTTTAACCTAA
- a CDS encoding sodium-dependent transporter yields the protein MSDNRERFSSRLGFILAAAGSAVGIGNLVGFPVSATKNGGGAFLLIYALFVVFICLPVMMAEMAMGRNAQKDPLGSYKLLANNDKKWKFAGFLAVLTPFMIAVFYMVITVWIFGYLIQAGMGNLDALADPAHFGTFINSYTVFAYMAVVVVIVNLILLGGVKQGIEKAARVLMPALLVMLLALVAYVLTLDNALAGVEYYVIPDFSKMSASVLNGALSQAFFSLSLGMGILMTYASYISKKDDIVSSAKMVAITDSLVAFVAGLMVLPAIFSFDPNTNPESLSDSSVSMIFVYLPKILLALQNDIGYVGASVVAFSFFLLVFFAAITSLVSIVEVPTATLSDRKGISRKKALGILTLSTGVLTIICTMSFGMVDSLTSFTSYGGASKSFFDIVVDVFYDTILPLNGLMVCLFVMYRWKKARLTQELSQGSPSYEGSMMEKYVNFSLSTFIPFILAVIFINTVATKFFGLKLFGF from the coding sequence ATGAGCGATAATAGAGAGCGATTTAGCTCCCGTCTCGGATTTATACTGGCTGCAGCTGGTTCTGCTGTTGGTATTGGTAATTTAGTGGGTTTTCCCGTTTCTGCGACTAAAAATGGTGGCGGCGCATTTTTATTAATTTATGCTCTATTTGTCGTGTTTATTTGTTTACCCGTGATGATGGCAGAAATGGCCATGGGCCGAAATGCTCAAAAAGATCCGCTCGGTTCATACAAACTTTTAGCAAATAACGATAAAAAATGGAAATTTGCAGGATTTTTAGCCGTTTTAACTCCATTTATGATTGCCGTTTTTTATATGGTAATTACAGTGTGGATTTTTGGCTACTTGATACAGGCAGGCATGGGTAACTTAGATGCGTTAGCCGACCCAGCCCATTTTGGAACATTTATTAACAGCTACACAGTATTTGCTTATATGGCAGTGGTGGTTGTTATTGTTAACCTCATTCTACTCGGCGGTGTAAAACAGGGCATAGAAAAAGCGGCTAGAGTATTAATGCCAGCATTGTTGGTGATGCTGTTGGCTTTGGTAGCGTATGTTTTAACGCTAGATAACGCATTGGCAGGCGTTGAGTATTACGTTATTCCTGACTTTTCAAAAATGAGTGCTAGCGTACTCAATGGTGCATTGAGTCAAGCGTTCTTCTCTTTATCGCTAGGTATGGGTATTTTAATGACCTATGCGTCTTATATTTCTAAGAAAGACGACATAGTTAGTAGTGCAAAAATGGTGGCTATTACAGACTCACTAGTCGCGTTTGTTGCCGGCCTTATGGTTTTACCCGCTATATTTAGTTTTGACCCAAATACTAACCCGGAGTCGTTATCAGACTCGTCTGTATCAATGATTTTTGTTTATTTACCTAAAATCTTATTAGCATTACAAAACGATATTGGCTATGTAGGGGCTTCAGTTGTCGCCTTTTCATTCTTTTTACTTGTATTTTTTGCAGCAATAACGTCTTTGGTTTCAATTGTAGAAGTACCAACGGCAACATTGAGTGATCGTAAAGGTATTAGTCGTAAAAAAGCCTTAGGTATACTAACGCTTAGCACAGGCGTGCTTACAATTATATGTACTATGTCGTTTGGTATGGTTGACAGTTTAACGTCGTTTACCAGCTATGGCGGTGCCAGTAAGAGCTTTTTTGATATTGTAGTTGATGTATTTTACGACACTATTTTACCTCTAAATGGCTTAATGGTGTGTTTGTTTGTAATGTATCGATGGAAAAAAGCGCGTTTAACACAGGAACTAAGCCAAGGTTCACCTAGCTACGAAGGCAGCATGATGGAGAAATACGTTAACTTTTCTCTTTCAACGTTTATCCCATTTATTTTAGCCGTGATATTTATAAACACGGTTGCTACCAAGTTCTTTGGTTTAAAGTTATTTGGCTTTTAA
- a CDS encoding YciI family protein: MLYMIYSTDVENSLELRKAARPAHLERLKELDAQNRLLTAGPFPAVDNEDPQDAGFTGSVIIAEFDSLEAAREWATDDPYVSGGVYVNTIVKPFKKVFPV; the protein is encoded by the coding sequence ATGTTGTACATGATTTACTCAACAGACGTTGAAAACAGTCTTGAATTACGAAAAGCCGCACGTCCAGCGCACTTAGAACGCTTAAAAGAGCTTGATGCACAAAACAGGCTACTTACCGCCGGCCCTTTCCCTGCGGTTGATAATGAAGACCCTCAAGATGCCGGTTTTACTGGCTCAGTTATTATTGCAGAGTTTGATTCGCTAGAAGCTGCGCGTGAATGGGCAACTGATGATCCTTACGTTTCAGGTGGCGTATACGTAAATACAATTGTTAAACCATTCAAAAAAGTGTTTCCAGTATAA
- a CDS encoding PepSY domain-containing protein, which produces MRVLLSLIFIACVSFASNSQASATPTKKVNQPVDKKKAVILAKQSIGGKTLKITEKPEFYTVRILKSDGHVVDLHINKKTGEVKKD; this is translated from the coding sequence ATGCGCGTATTGTTAAGCCTCATTTTTATTGCTTGTGTTAGCTTTGCTAGCAACAGCCAAGCTTCGGCTACGCCCACTAAAAAGGTTAATCAACCGGTGGATAAAAAGAAAGCGGTAATACTTGCAAAACAAAGCATTGGCGGTAAAACGCTAAAGATAACTGAAAAACCAGAGTTTTATACCGTACGAATACTCAAATCTGACGGCCACGTCGTTGATTTACATATTAATAAAAAAACCGGCGAAGTGAAAAAGGATTAA
- a CDS encoding response regulator transcription factor: MRILVIEDDLHLADNLRNALEKERYSVDLCHDGEAGLFHITEYPLDMAVVDLGLPKIDGIELINKARAQGVTIPILILTARDRWQDKVEGLDAGADDYLTKPFHVEELAARCNALIRRSAGKANPEMTAGPIKIHTRSQQVWVDDKELSLTAYEYKVLEYLMVNPQKVISKSELTEHIYDQDFDLDSNVIEVFVLRLRKKLDPEGTLNPVETLRGRGYRLKSQW; this comes from the coding sequence ATGCGAATTTTAGTTATTGAAGACGATCTACATTTAGCAGACAACCTACGAAATGCATTAGAGAAAGAACGCTACAGCGTGGATTTATGTCACGATGGTGAAGCTGGTTTATTCCATATTACTGAATACCCTTTGGATATGGCTGTGGTTGATTTGGGTTTACCTAAAATTGACGGAATTGAGTTAATTAACAAAGCACGTGCCCAAGGCGTGACAATTCCAATTTTAATTTTAACAGCCCGTGATCGCTGGCAAGATAAAGTTGAAGGGCTAGATGCCGGTGCAGACGACTATTTAACAAAGCCATTTCATGTTGAAGAATTAGCAGCGCGTTGTAACGCTCTTATTCGCCGCAGTGCAGGTAAAGCTAACCCTGAAATGACAGCAGGACCTATAAAAATACACACCCGTTCGCAACAAGTTTGGGTCGATGACAAAGAGTTAAGCCTAACGGCTTATGAGTATAAAGTACTTGAATACTTAATGGTAAACCCACAAAAGGTTATTTCTAAGTCAGAGCTTACCGAGCATATTTACGATCAGGATTTCGACCTTGATTCGAATGTAATTGAAGTATTTGTCTTACGCCTACGTAAAAAGTTAGACCCAGAGGGCACCCTCAACCCAGTTGAAACGTTACGTGGCCGTGGTTACAGGCTAAAAAGTCAGTGGTAG
- a CDS encoding ATP-binding protein produces the protein MVGPQVSLKIRQGFILVFVLLVALPILFYSIGKAYYASLVDATEKTLEAQLYSLISEVDFTEHGIIMPSTILAPELNRLNSDTYAMIYRDEEPIWHSESAVNVDFVPQQIETKAGAADFRRVEYKNTVYWQLSLTVILNNIDQSEQARFILVKRNDALLRLMDGFKQTLVEWMFVMGIAITILMAIGFIWSARPLQRLDKEIKAIESGDIQEIKGLYPIELQTIKADLNLLLESQQRQKERYRASLSDLAHALKTPLAVLKSSPLANDADAQEQLDRINVMIEHQLKRAATGASDTWKKQTPIKPVIDSILSAMAKVYRDKDIIFDCIVSDKDYFLGDQTDLMELLGNLIDNACKACRSQVTVQVVQSKTLCIGISDDGPGVPEDKRESLLKRGTRLDTYQSGHGVGMAIVSDLVTSYHGTLTITEADKLGGAQFILEFNYHDKK, from the coding sequence GTGGTAGGACCGCAAGTATCACTAAAAATAAGGCAAGGATTTATCCTTGTCTTTGTTTTATTGGTGGCACTGCCTATTTTGTTTTACTCAATTGGCAAAGCCTATTATGCCTCTTTGGTCGATGCCACAGAAAAAACGCTAGAAGCTCAACTCTATTCTCTTATATCTGAGGTAGACTTCACTGAACATGGCATAATTATGCCAAGCACTATATTAGCGCCTGAGCTTAACAGATTAAACTCTGACACATACGCAATGATTTACCGAGATGAAGAGCCAATTTGGCATTCGGAGTCAGCGGTGAATGTCGACTTTGTACCTCAACAAATAGAAACCAAAGCCGGTGCTGCTGACTTTAGGCGCGTAGAATACAAAAATACGGTTTATTGGCAGCTTAGTTTAACCGTAATATTAAATAATATTGATCAGTCCGAGCAGGCTCGGTTCATTTTAGTAAAACGTAACGACGCTCTACTTCGCTTAATGGATGGGTTTAAACAAACACTTGTTGAGTGGATGTTTGTTATGGGTATTGCCATAACAATTTTAATGGCTATCGGTTTTATTTGGAGCGCCCGCCCACTTCAGCGCTTAGATAAAGAAATAAAAGCCATTGAATCTGGTGATATACAAGAAATTAAAGGCCTTTATCCAATTGAACTACAAACCATAAAAGCCGACTTAAACTTGTTACTTGAATCTCAGCAACGACAAAAAGAACGCTACAGAGCATCGCTCAGCGATTTAGCGCACGCACTTAAAACCCCACTTGCTGTTCTTAAATCAAGCCCGCTTGCAAATGATGCTGACGCACAAGAACAGTTAGACCGTATAAATGTGATGATCGAACACCAATTAAAGCGTGCAGCTACTGGCGCGTCAGATACGTGGAAAAAACAAACGCCTATAAAACCAGTTATCGACTCAATACTAAGTGCAATGGCTAAAGTTTATCGCGACAAAGATATTATTTTTGATTGTATAGTTTCTGATAAAGATTACTTTTTAGGTGACCAAACCGATTTAATGGAGTTACTAGGCAACTTAATTGATAACGCCTGTAAAGCGTGTCGTTCTCAAGTAACGGTACAAGTGGTGCAAAGTAAGACATTATGTATAGGTATAAGTGATGACGGCCCGGGTGTGCCAGAAGATAAGCGCGAATCATTACTTAAACGCGGTACACGCCTAGATACATACCAAAGTGGGCATGGTGTTGGCATGGCCATTGTCTCGGACTTGGTTACATCTTACCATGGCACACTGACAATCACTGAAGCCGACAAGCTAGGCGGCGCACAATTTATATTAGAGTTTAATTACCATGATAAAAAATAA
- a CDS encoding flavin monoamine oxidase family protein, protein MAKPIIIIGGGLAGLYAATKLHERNIAFLLLEAKPFLGGRVYCENSIKNENVGFDLGPTWIFPHQPKIQSLVKSLNLSIFEQYNHGDVLYQAPNQAVQQIAGAGEMQLFRLKHGMSTLIKALYKQLPAKHILLNHCVTELKKSNDNWQLTVNNNGKVQQFETNTVLTALPPRMITQHLTPNFWASERLINRLTTTPTWMAGQAKFVATFEYAFWRERNLSGQCFSRVGPMIEIHDASAEHNKHAALFGFIGVPYATRSKVSKAQLIKACINQLVYFYGEAARNPTHCFIKDWAEDEFVANNDDKTQPSQHPDFHLGELTSELRDLNIHLVGSEFAKKEAGYLEGALNAVDDALSAI, encoded by the coding sequence ATGGCCAAGCCTATAATAATTATTGGTGGCGGACTTGCAGGGCTTTATGCTGCAACAAAATTGCATGAACGTAATATTGCGTTTTTATTATTAGAAGCCAAACCATTTTTAGGTGGGCGTGTTTATTGTGAAAATTCAATAAAAAATGAAAATGTTGGGTTTGATCTTGGTCCGACGTGGATCTTTCCTCATCAACCAAAAATTCAATCATTGGTCAAATCGCTCAACTTATCGATATTTGAGCAATACAATCATGGTGATGTGTTATACCAAGCGCCTAATCAGGCAGTTCAACAAATTGCAGGCGCTGGCGAAATGCAATTGTTTAGGCTAAAACATGGCATGAGTACCTTAATCAAGGCACTCTATAAACAGCTACCTGCAAAGCATATATTGTTAAATCATTGCGTAACAGAACTCAAAAAAAGTAATGATAACTGGCAGTTAACAGTTAATAACAATGGTAAAGTACAGCAGTTTGAAACAAACACAGTGCTCACTGCCCTGCCTCCTCGAATGATCACCCAACATTTAACACCTAATTTTTGGGCAAGTGAGAGGCTTATAAATCGTTTGACTACAACGCCCACTTGGATGGCAGGACAGGCTAAATTTGTGGCCACATTCGAATACGCCTTTTGGCGAGAACGCAATCTATCTGGGCAATGCTTTAGCCGAGTCGGCCCCATGATTGAAATACATGATGCAAGTGCGGAACACAATAAGCATGCTGCCTTATTTGGCTTTATCGGCGTGCCATACGCCACTCGCAGTAAAGTTTCCAAAGCACAATTAATAAAAGCTTGTATTAACCAGCTAGTCTATTTTTACGGCGAAGCCGCTAGAAACCCCACACATTGTTTTATAAAAGATTGGGCTGAGGATGAATTTGTTGCCAATAACGACGATAAAACACAACCCTCACAACACCCTGATTTCCATTTAGGTGAACTAACAAGTGAGCTAAGAGATTTAAATATTCACTTAGTAGGAAGTGAATTCGCAAAAAAAGAAGCAGGTTATTTAGAGGGAGCACTTAACGCTGTTGATGACGCATTAAGTGCTATATAG
- a CDS encoding AI-2E family transporter, with product MAGLTGVNKSLIVFAALVVVLAGIKSASVIVIPFILAAFIAIICNPLIKFFARYKIPKGIAVMLVVLIIVGLGVSLGGLVGQSINDFSQQLPEYKAQLKEEFIWLVDLASQYNILINKEQLISMFDPGKMVDVATNMLTGLGGVMANMFLIILTVIFMLFEGPLLSNKIHMALEDPDSKMKQIDRFLESINSYLAIKTLVSLATGIIVSVYLWVLNVDYFILWGVLAFMFNYIPNIGSIIAAVPAVLLALITQGPLIAGMVAAGYLTINTVMGNIVEPKFLGKGLGLSTLVVFLSLIFWGWLLGTVGMLLSVPLTMIVKIGLETSIEGKWVATLLGSGEDSAMR from the coding sequence GTGGCAGGTTTAACGGGTGTAAATAAAAGCTTAATTGTTTTTGCTGCTTTAGTAGTGGTATTGGCAGGGATCAAATCAGCAAGTGTCATTGTTATTCCTTTCATATTAGCGGCATTTATTGCCATTATTTGTAATCCACTAATTAAATTTTTTGCACGTTATAAAATTCCTAAAGGCATTGCAGTGATGCTTGTGGTGCTAATTATTGTTGGGCTTGGAGTCAGCTTAGGTGGCTTAGTTGGCCAGTCCATTAATGATTTTTCACAGCAGCTTCCTGAATATAAAGCCCAACTCAAAGAAGAGTTTATTTGGCTTGTAGACCTCGCCTCCCAGTACAATATTTTAATTAATAAAGAACAACTTATTTCGATGTTTGACCCAGGCAAAATGGTTGATGTAGCAACTAACATGCTGACAGGGCTTGGTGGCGTAATGGCAAACATGTTTTTAATAATCTTAACGGTTATTTTTATGCTGTTTGAAGGCCCACTGCTAAGCAATAAAATACATATGGCTCTTGAAGATCCTGATAGTAAAATGAAGCAAATTGACCGATTTTTAGAATCAATTAATTCTTACTTGGCTATAAAAACACTCGTGAGTTTAGCTACTGGTATTATTGTGTCTGTTTACTTATGGGTTCTAAATGTCGACTACTTTATATTATGGGGTGTTTTAGCATTTATGTTTAATTACATTCCGAATATTGGGTCAATTATTGCGGCTGTGCCTGCCGTGTTACTTGCCTTAATAACTCAAGGCCCTCTAATTGCAGGTATGGTAGCGGCGGGTTACTTAACAATAAACACGGTGATGGGCAACATTGTAGAGCCTAAATTTTTAGGTAAAGGGCTTGGCCTATCAACCCTTGTTGTATTTTTATCTTTAATATTTTGGGGGTGGCTACTTGGTACAGTAGGTATGCTCTTATCTGTTCCATTAACAATGATTGTTAAAATAGGCCTTGAAACCAGCATAGAAGGTAAATGGGTTGCTACATTATTAGGCAGTGGTGAAGATAGCGCGATGCGTTAA
- a CDS encoding TIGR01777 family oxidoreductase: MHIFVTGATGLIGQHLCPFLEHHNTVTVLSRNATKANVLLGHKIKAVTDISAVDFNTVDVVINLAGEPIVNKRWSDKQKQIIRDSRINLTDQISHAIAASTNPPHTFISGSAIGYYGRQSDKRIDENFTDPHNEFSHQLCKDWEDAALKAESEKTRVCLLRTGIVLAKKGGALSKMLPAFKLCLGGPIGDGEQGMSWIHIDDMTQLILYIMKHPEISGPINAVAPNPVSNSEFSKRLGNALSRPAFMPMPAFVLKVLMGEMSDLLTTGQFVVPTKAQKHNYRFHYENLKSALDSLV; this comes from the coding sequence ATGCATATATTTGTTACAGGTGCTACTGGGCTAATTGGCCAACATTTATGTCCTTTTTTAGAGCACCACAACACGGTTACCGTGCTTAGCCGTAATGCCACAAAAGCAAATGTATTATTGGGTCATAAAATTAAAGCAGTCACTGACATAAGCGCTGTTGATTTTAATACAGTTGACGTTGTTATTAATCTAGCCGGTGAGCCAATCGTTAATAAACGTTGGAGCGATAAACAGAAGCAAATTATACGTGACAGCCGCATTAATCTAACAGATCAAATTAGCCACGCCATTGCAGCAAGTACTAACCCTCCACACACGTTTATATCAGGCAGTGCTATTGGCTACTATGGACGCCAAAGCGACAAGCGCATAGATGAAAACTTTACAGATCCCCACAATGAATTTAGTCATCAGCTGTGTAAAGACTGGGAAGACGCAGCATTAAAAGCAGAGTCTGAAAAAACACGAGTCTGCCTATTACGAACCGGTATTGTATTAGCTAAAAAAGGTGGTGCATTAAGCAAGATGCTTCCCGCATTTAAATTGTGTTTAGGCGGGCCAATTGGTGACGGAGAGCAAGGTATGTCGTGGATACATATAGACGATATGACACAGCTTATTTTATATATTATGAAACACCCTGAAATTTCGGGGCCAATTAACGCCGTAGCACCAAACCCAGTTAGTAACTCAGAGTTTAGTAAACGCTTGGGTAATGCATTATCGCGTCCTGCTTTTATGCCCATGCCTGCATTTGTATTGAAAGTATTAATGGGTGAAATGTCTGACTTACTTACTACCGGGCAATTTGTAGTGCCAACCAAAGCACAAAAGCATAACTATCGTTTTCATTACGAGAACCTTAAATCGGCCTTGGACAGTTTGGTTTAG